The following proteins come from a genomic window of Clostridium cylindrosporum DSM 605:
- a CDS encoding Lon protease family protein, whose amino-acid sequence MHYKKELTYKDLLMNFDFLPEFKDTSEISGYKGIIGQDRAIEAVEFGLSIYRKGYNMYVSGSMGTGKRSYILDKLKRHAKELPTPHDWCYVYNFHDPYKPKALKLNSGTAYNFKEDIDELINLLYKDVPKSFSDHIYERERNDIIDKYKKMISKVVSVLQQRAGENSFKVKNTSDGFAFVPISGNEEMSEKEYDELEEDKKEEINSKVSELKLVALEVIKKTKEIKKEMANELKELDTKVALTIMDDSIKNLRKVYGYNEDILDYIEDLEIDIIENIDIFIDYEDEKDSEEFDESFFKRYSVNVFISSRDVEGAPVIYEEQPEYSSLIGSIEYENKQGSLVTDFTMIKPGSLHIANGGYIVLEAEALLKSYGGWIALKRSLKTQKVSIESLQSLKNQYDIISLTNLEPDEIPLDIKVVLLGSPYIYYLLYNNDEYFREFFKVKAEFDEEIKNCSSNSLKILGFISNYCEENNIPPITRDGVKEILRYSCRSADSRNYYTGRMEKIVDLIEEAAIFSKENKEKQISRKNIKNALKNIERRHGIYKDKTMERYEEGKYIVDTKGYKVGEINGLSVIDIGDFRFGKQSKITVSTYASRSGIVNIEREVDMSGNIHSKGVLVLSGYFNETFGKTNSISFGASICFEQLYGGVDGDSASLAELITLISSLSDIPLNQGIAVTGSVNQKGIVQPVGGLNEKIEGFFEVCKRFGLDGSQGVILPSRNVAELILSDEVIEAVKNGLFHIYPVESIDECFNIICSKELCNSNQGKAYESIKNSVMDKLNLYKKIFSSNSK is encoded by the coding sequence TTGCATTATAAGAAAGAGCTAACATATAAAGACCTTTTGATGAATTTTGATTTTTTGCCAGAATTTAAAGATACAAGTGAGATAAGTGGATATAAGGGTATAATTGGACAAGATAGAGCAATTGAGGCCGTAGAGTTTGGCCTTTCTATTTATAGAAAGGGGTACAACATGTATGTATCTGGAAGTATGGGAACAGGGAAGAGAAGTTATATTCTTGATAAGCTTAAAAGGCATGCAAAAGAACTTCCTACACCACATGATTGGTGTTATGTATACAACTTTCACGATCCCTATAAGCCAAAGGCATTAAAACTAAATTCTGGCACAGCATATAACTTTAAGGAGGATATTGATGAGCTTATAAATCTTCTTTATAAAGATGTGCCAAAGAGTTTTTCAGACCATATTTATGAAAGAGAAAGAAACGATATTATTGATAAATATAAAAAAATGATATCAAAGGTAGTATCAGTACTTCAGCAAAGAGCAGGAGAAAATAGTTTTAAGGTTAAAAATACTTCCGATGGATTTGCTTTTGTGCCCATAAGTGGAAATGAAGAAATGAGTGAAAAAGAATATGATGAGCTTGAGGAGGATAAGAAAGAAGAAATAAATTCTAAAGTATCAGAACTAAAGCTCGTGGCACTGGAAGTAATAAAGAAGACTAAAGAAATAAAAAAAGAAATGGCAAATGAACTAAAAGAACTTGATACTAAAGTAGCATTAACTATAATGGATGATTCAATAAAAAATCTAAGAAAAGTATATGGATATAATGAAGATATACTAGATTATATAGAAGATTTAGAGATTGATATAATAGAAAATATTGATATTTTTATTGACTACGAAGATGAAAAGGATTCAGAAGAATTTGATGAAAGTTTTTTTAAAAGATATAGTGTTAATGTTTTCATAAGTTCAAGAGATGTAGAAGGAGCCCCTGTAATTTATGAAGAGCAACCAGAATATAGTAGCTTGATTGGAAGTATAGAGTATGAAAATAAGCAGGGAAGCTTAGTTACAGACTTTACAATGATAAAGCCAGGAAGTTTGCATATAGCAAATGGTGGATATATTGTGCTTGAGGCAGAGGCACTTCTAAAAAGCTATGGAGGTTGGATAGCACTTAAAAGAAGCTTAAAAACTCAAAAGGTATCAATTGAAAGTCTTCAGAGTTTAAAAAATCAATATGATATTATATCACTAACAAATTTAGAACCTGATGAAATACCATTAGATATAAAAGTTGTTCTGCTAGGAAGCCCCTATATATATTATCTTCTTTACAACAATGATGAGTACTTTAGAGAATTTTTTAAGGTTAAGGCAGAATTTGATGAGGAGATAAAAAATTGTTCATCAAACTCTTTGAAAATACTAGGTTTTATATCTAATTACTGTGAGGAAAATAATATACCTCCTATAACAAGAGATGGGGTAAAAGAAATTTTAAGGTATTCGTGTAGAAGTGCGGACAGTAGAAATTATTATACTGGGAGAATGGAGAAAATAGTAGACCTTATAGAAGAGGCCGCAATATTTTCTAAGGAAAATAAAGAAAAGCAAATATCTAGAAAGAATATTAAAAATGCTCTTAAAAATATAGAAAGAAGACATGGAATATACAAAGATAAAACAATGGAAAGATATGAAGAAGGCAAGTATATTGTAGATACAAAGGGTTACAAAGTAGGTGAAATAAACGGCTTATCTGTTATAGATATCGGTGATTTTAGATTTGGAAAACAAAGTAAAATAACGGTTTCAACTTATGCCTCTAGAAGTGGAATTGTTAATATTGAAAGAGAAGTTGATATGAGTGGGAATATTCATAGCAAAGGGGTACTGGTTTTATCAGGATACTTTAACGAAACATTTGGGAAAACAAATTCTATTAGTTTTGGGGCTAGCATATGTTTTGAACAATTATATGGTGGAGTAGACGGAGACAGTGCTTCACTTGCAGAATTAATAACATTAATATCAAGTCTTTCAGATATACCTTTAAATCAAGGAATAGCAGTCACAGGATCTGTAAATCAAAAGGGTATAGTTCAACCAGTTGGGGGATTGAATGAGAAAATAGAGGGATTCTTTGAGGTCTGCAAAAGGTTTGGTCTTGATGGAAGTCAAGGTGTAATATTACCAAGTAGAAATGTGGCAGAACTTATTTTAAGTGATGAAGTAATTGAAGCCGTTAAAAATGGTCTTTTTCATATTTATCCTGTTGAAAGTATAGATGAATGCTTTAACATTATTTGTTCAAAGGAGTTATGTAATAGTAATCAAGGAAAGGCCTATGAAAGTATTAAAAATAGTGTTATGGATAAATTAAATTTATATAAAAAAATATTCAGTTCAAATAGCAAGTAA
- the ychF gene encoding redox-regulated ATPase YchF: MKLGIVGLPNVGKSTLFNAITQAGAESANYPFCTIEPNIGVVSVPDNRLNELAKIYGSQKILPAAIEFYDIAGLVRGASKGEGLGNKFLSHIREVESIVHVVRCFDDGNIVHVDGSVDPIRDIETINLELIFSDIDSIEKKIDRTKKLARSGDKTAQREMDFCEKLKAHLESEKPARTMEMTDDERELIKHLFLLTSKPVLYAANLSEDDLINGSDENPYLKKVIEYAKSEGSEVIPICARVEEEISTLEEDEKAEFLADYGLTEPGLHRLIKASYSLLGLISYLTAGPKETRAWTIKAGTKAPAAAGKIHSDIERGFIRAEVVAFDDLLASGSEAAAKEKGLVRLEGKEYIMKDGDVVEFRFNV; encoded by the coding sequence ATGAAACTTGGAATAGTTGGGTTACCTAACGTAGGTAAAAGTACCCTTTTTAATGCAATAACACAGGCTGGAGCTGAATCAGCTAACTACCCTTTTTGTACTATAGAGCCAAATATTGGAGTTGTTAGTGTACCTGATAATAGACTTAATGAACTTGCGAAAATTTACGGATCACAAAAAATACTACCTGCTGCTATAGAATTTTATGATATAGCAGGTCTTGTTAGAGGAGCTAGTAAAGGCGAAGGTCTTGGAAACAAATTTCTTTCACATATTAGAGAAGTTGAATCAATTGTTCATGTTGTAAGATGTTTCGATGATGGAAACATTGTTCATGTTGATGGTTCAGTTGATCCAATAAGAGATATTGAAACAATAAATCTTGAGCTTATTTTTTCTGATATAGACTCAATAGAAAAGAAAATAGATAGAACTAAAAAGCTTGCAAGATCAGGTGACAAAACTGCTCAAAGAGAAATGGATTTTTGCGAAAAACTAAAGGCTCACCTTGAAAGCGAAAAACCAGCTAGAACTATGGAAATGACTGATGACGAAAGAGAATTAATAAAACATTTATTCCTTTTAACATCAAAGCCAGTTCTTTATGCTGCCAATCTTTCAGAGGATGATTTAATTAATGGTTCAGATGAAAACCCATATCTTAAAAAGGTTATAGAATATGCAAAATCTGAAGGTTCAGAAGTTATTCCTATATGTGCGAGGGTTGAAGAAGAAATTTCAACACTTGAGGAAGATGAAAAAGCTGAATTTTTAGCTGACTATGGTTTAACTGAACCAGGACTTCACAGATTAATAAAGGCAAGCTATAGCCTACTTGGACTTATAAGTTACTTAACAGCGGGACCTAAAGAAACTCGTGCATGGACTATTAAGGCAGGAACAAAGGCTCCTGCTGCTGCTGGTAAAATTCATTCTGATATAGAAAGAGGATTTATCAGAGCTGAAGTAGTTGCATTTGATGATCTTTTAGCTTCAGGTTCAGAAGCTGCTGCAAAGGAAAAGGGACTTGTTAGACTTGAAGGTAAAGAATACATCATGAAAGATGGAGACGTTGTAGAATTTAGATTTAATGTATAG
- the yfmF gene encoding EF-P 5-aminopentanol modification-associated protein YfmF, whose product MNIIKENLAKNKEVYLIKNKSMKSIIVWFMFYMPLDEKASENALISNILLRGSRKHQSSREISKFLNAAYGSIIGTDINLKGEVYTLGVHLNYINPNLEFVEGDITRDMLKFLEEVIYHPLEENNKFKEEYFQTEKQNLLMQLKGKGDNKESYAFDKTIEVMCEGEAYSIDKLGKISWIESLTNEKCYQRYKEIIKDAPLKVYVMGDIEMDSFTSTLKEIFTFNNAKDLEVNINHKEVEKVKEVFEDVDTNQGKLCMGFRTSIDLNSKEFAALTIVNRLFGGGADSKLFINLREKESLCYTIYSTLEKHKGMMFVACGIDSSVKNIAKEKIIETLNSIKNGDFTDEHLSISIAGMMHSLTSIRDNKYTYIAYLQGLNIYGAKYRLEDLCESLSKVTRDEVIKAANTLTLDTVYFLGRGEKNENEKK is encoded by the coding sequence ATGAATATTATTAAAGAGAATTTAGCGAAAAATAAAGAAGTTTATCTTATTAAAAATAAATCTATGAAATCCATAATTGTATGGTTTATGTTTTATATGCCCCTAGATGAAAAAGCATCAGAGAATGCTCTTATTTCTAATATTTTACTTAGAGGTTCAAGAAAGCACCAAAGTAGTCGTGAAATATCAAAATTTTTAAATGCTGCCTATGGTTCAATTATAGGTACAGATATTAATCTAAAGGGAGAGGTATATACGCTAGGGGTTCATTTAAATTATATAAATCCTAATCTAGAATTTGTTGAAGGTGATATAACAAGGGATATGCTTAAATTTTTAGAGGAAGTAATTTACCACCCATTAGAGGAAAATAATAAATTCAAAGAGGAATACTTTCAAACTGAAAAGCAAAATCTTCTTATGCAGCTAAAGGGTAAGGGAGATAATAAGGAAAGTTATGCATTTGATAAAACTATAGAAGTAATGTGTGAAGGCGAGGCCTATTCTATTGATAAATTAGGAAAAATAAGTTGGATAGAGTCTTTGACAAATGAAAAGTGCTACCAAAGATATAAAGAAATTATAAAAGATGCGCCCCTTAAAGTTTATGTAATGGGAGATATTGAAATGGATTCTTTTACTTCCACATTAAAAGAAATATTTACATTTAATAATGCTAAAGATCTAGAAGTTAATATTAATCATAAAGAAGTTGAAAAGGTAAAAGAAGTCTTTGAGGATGTGGATACGAATCAAGGAAAACTTTGTATGGGATTTAGAACCTCTATAGATCTTAATTCTAAGGAGTTTGCTGCACTAACTATTGTTAATAGATTATTTGGTGGGGGAGCAGATTCAAAACTATTCATTAATTTAAGGGAAAAGGAAAGTCTTTGTTATACAATTTATAGTACCCTTGAAAAACATAAGGGAATGATGTTTGTAGCATGTGGAATAGATTCATCAGTTAAAAATATAGCGAAAGAAAAGATAATAGAAACACTTAATAGTATAAAAAATGGAGACTTTACAGATGAGCACCTTTCAATATCTATAGCAGGAATGATGCACAGTTTAACAAGTATTAGGGATAATAAATATACATATATAGCTTATCTTCAGGGATTAAATATATATGGTGCAAAATATAGACTTGAAGACTTATGTGAAAGTCTTAGTAAGGTTACAAGGGATGAGGTAATAAAGGCAGCAAATACATTAACTCTTGATACTGTATATTTTTTAGGTAGAGGTGAAAAAAATGAAAATGAAAAAAAGTAG
- the yfmH gene encoding EF-P 5-aminopentanol modification-associated protein YfmH has protein sequence MKMKKSSIEKYYSYVTSKGLKISIVKRDNSSSFHMAMLVNFGGVDTNFITLKNKQYIKTPKGIAHFLEHKMFESKNKDTFERFSKQSASINAYTNGTATVYYFSCTDKIDENIKLFLNCLSNPYITPENVEKEKGIIIQEINMYQDNPSSKVYENLLKGMFHRNHIKYDVAGTKEDVESITFESLMTCYNTFYNCRNMELVIVGQVDPERIFSLIDSIEGFGSGDKALKIYPSEIMKVKEETIEEVMPVVDTRFLIGFKLDTKGLKGREILRKEIMYNMILEYLCGNMSPFFERLYNEAYIDSSFGYGVNLHSKFAFNVLGGVSRDPKKVLDEFYKDVYKLIGDGIEEDGFNNIKKMMLGNYTRIFDDSFSLLNNIISTKNKGGCFLEVIDIVKSIDIYDLNEALNQGFGKDRTTLSMIKPLNLK, from the coding sequence ATGAAAATGAAAAAAAGTAGTATAGAAAAATATTATTCCTACGTAACTTCAAAGGGGCTTAAAATATCGATTGTTAAAAGGGATAATTCGTCATCATTTCATATGGCTATGCTTGTGAATTTTGGTGGAGTAGATACGAATTTTATTACTTTAAAGAATAAACAATACATAAAAACTCCAAAGGGAATAGCACATTTTTTAGAGCATAAGATGTTTGAATCTAAAAATAAAGATACATTTGAAAGATTTTCTAAGCAAAGTGCTAGTATAAACGCTTATACAAATGGCACTGCTACTGTGTATTATTTCTCTTGCACAGATAAAATAGATGAAAATATTAAGCTTTTCCTAAACTGTTTATCAAATCCATATATTACACCTGAGAATGTTGAAAAAGAAAAAGGAATTATAATTCAAGAAATTAACATGTATCAAGATAATCCCTCTTCTAAAGTATATGAGAACTTACTTAAAGGAATGTTTCATAGAAATCATATTAAGTATGATGTTGCAGGAACAAAGGAAGATGTAGAATCAATTACATTTGAATCCTTAATGACCTGTTATAACACTTTCTATAATTGTAGGAACATGGAATTAGTTATAGTTGGTCAGGTTGACCCTGAAAGGATATTTAGTCTTATAGATTCTATTGAAGGTTTTGGAAGTGGAGATAAAGCTCTTAAGATATATCCAAGTGAAATTATGAAGGTTAAAGAAGAAACTATAGAAGAAGTTATGCCTGTAGTTGATACTAGGTTTTTAATAGGATTTAAGCTTGATACAAAGGGGCTTAAGGGAAGAGAAATACTTAGAAAAGAAATTATGTATAATATGATTTTAGAATATTTATGTGGTAATATGTCACCTTTTTTTGAAAGACTATATAATGAAGCATATATTGATTCAAGTTTTGGTTACGGTGTCAATCTTCATAGTAAATTTGCTTTTAATGTATTAGGAGGTGTTTCAAGAGATCCTAAAAAAGTTTTAGATGAGTTTTACAAGGATGTATACAAGTTAATAGGGGATGGAATAGAAGAGGATGGATTTAATAATATTAAAAAAATGATGTTAGGAAACTATACAAGAATATTTGATGATTCATTTTCACTTTTAAATAATATTATAAGTACTAAAAATAAAGGTGGATGCTTTCTTGAGGTAATAGATATAGTTAAATCTATTGATATCTATGATTTAAACGAGGCTCTCAATCAAGGTTTTGGTAAAGACAGAACTACATTATCTATGATTAAGCCATTAAATTTAAAATAA
- the mraZ gene encoding division/cell wall cluster transcriptional repressor MraZ, protein MFIGEYQHALDAKNRIIIPVKLRDELGSPFIMTKGLDGCIYAYPLPEWKILEEKLKKLPLTNKDARVFVRFFFSGATEVDIDKQGRALLPQNLIDYGNITKEVITIGVSNRVEIWSREKWFEYNDQNIDFAAIAEKMGELGML, encoded by the coding sequence ATGTTTATAGGTGAATACCAACATGCTCTTGATGCTAAAAACAGAATAATAATCCCAGTAAAACTTCGAGATGAATTAGGAAGTCCTTTTATAATGACAAAGGGACTTGATGGATGTATTTATGCTTATCCTTTACCTGAATGGAAAATACTCGAGGAAAAGCTGAAAAAGCTTCCTTTAACAAATAAGGATGCAAGAGTGTTTGTTAGATTTTTCTTTTCAGGTGCTACTGAAGTTGATATAGATAAACAAGGGAGAGCGCTTTTACCACAAAATCTTATAGACTATGGTAACATAACCAAGGAAGTTATAACCATTGGTGTTTCAAATAGAGTTGAAATTTGGAGCAGGGAAAAATGGTTTGAATATAATGATCAAAACATAGATTTTGCTGCTATTGCAGAAAAGATGGGTGAACTTGGCATGTTATAG
- the rsmH gene encoding 16S rRNA (cytosine(1402)-N(4))-methyltransferase RsmH → MNFKHVSVLLEECIKGLNIKKDGIYVDGTMGGAGHSSEIIKRLSDNGRLIGIDQDTNALKASKERLKDYKNVEYVHSNFCRVKEVLRELNIQKVDGILLDLGVSSHQLDVPERGFSYMQDAPLDMRMNRDSAFSAREVVNEYSQKELHRIISEFGEERWASRIADFIVREREEKEIETTFELVEIIKKAIPASARREGPHPAKRTFQAIRIEVNKEIDILETAVKDCLDVLNEEGRLCIITFHSLEDRIVKNTYKNKENPCTCPPSFPMCVCGSKKEIKVITRKPIAPSEEELEVNPRSRSAKLRVAEKL, encoded by the coding sequence ATGAATTTTAAACATGTTTCAGTACTATTAGAGGAATGTATTAAGGGACTGAATATTAAGAAAGATGGAATTTATGTCGATGGTACTATGGGAGGGGCGGGTCATTCTTCGGAAATCATAAAAAGATTATCTGATAATGGGCGCCTTATAGGAATAGACCAAGATACTAACGCACTTAAGGCTTCAAAGGAAAGACTTAAGGATTATAAAAATGTAGAGTATGTTCATAGTAACTTTTGTAGGGTGAAAGAAGTTCTAAGAGAACTTAATATACAAAAGGTTGATGGAATTCTTTTAGACCTTGGAGTGTCTTCACATCAATTAGATGTACCAGAAAGAGGTTTTAGCTATATGCAGGATGCACCACTTGATATGAGAATGAATAGAGATTCTGCATTTTCAGCAAGGGAAGTAGTTAATGAGTACTCCCAAAAAGAGCTTCATAGAATAATTTCAGAATTTGGGGAAGAAAGATGGGCCTCAAGAATTGCTGATTTTATAGTTAGGGAAAGAGAAGAAAAGGAAATAGAAACAACCTTTGAACTTGTAGAAATAATAAAAAAAGCAATACCAGCTTCTGCAAGAAGAGAGGGGCCACATCCTGCTAAAAGAACTTTCCAAGCAATTAGAATAGAAGTAAATAAGGAAATAGATATTTTAGAGACTGCAGTTAAGGATTGCTTAGATGTTTTAAATGAGGAAGGAAGACTGTGTATAATAACTTTCCACTCATTAGAGGATAGAATAGTAAAAAATACATACAAGAATAAGGAGAATCCTTGTACATGTCCACCAAGCTTCCCTATGTGCGTATGTGGAAGTAAAAAAGAAATAAAAGTGATTACTAGGAAACCAATAGCACCAAGTGAAGAGGAGTTAGAAGTTAATCCAAGATCAAGAAGTGCTAAATTAAGAGTAGCTGAAAAGCTTTAA
- a CDS encoding FtsB family cell division protein, which produces MKNNYPKSSGYVYGNVAYDYEKQKKVVKERKPTESLKPKKKKSKNKAKIKIKVMLTVFVIFAMAFITVGRYTTILTLSSEIRSEKMEVEKVQKENQNINVDLAKLNNLKAIEDVAISKYGMVKPTKENTYFVSVNPLSKNVTKENKKESALTTMQRILGLIY; this is translated from the coding sequence ATGAAAAATAATTATCCAAAATCAAGTGGATATGTTTATGGAAATGTTGCCTATGATTACGAAAAGCAAAAGAAAGTAGTTAAAGAAAGAAAACCTACCGAAAGCCTTAAACCTAAAAAGAAAAAATCAAAAAATAAAGCAAAAATAAAGATAAAAGTAATGTTGACAGTTTTTGTTATATTTGCTATGGCATTTATAACAGTAGGAAGATACACAACTATTTTAACTTTATCATCTGAGATAAGAAGCGAAAAGATGGAAGTTGAAAAGGTTCAAAAAGAAAATCAAAATATTAATGTGGACCTTGCAAAACTAAATAATCTTAAGGCTATAGAAGATGTTGCTATTAGCAAGTACGGTATGGTTAAACCTACAAAAGAAAATACTTACTTTGTAAGTGTAAATCCCCTAAGTAAAAATGTAACTAAAGAAAATAAGAAAGAATCAGCATTAACCACCATGCAAAGGATATTAGGACTAATTTATTAA
- a CDS encoding stage V sporulation protein D, translated as MKFKLKTSVTNRKRIIILLLIIFTVQLVIIGRYAWVQIMWSPQLQKWAKEQWTYDTKIDAKRGDIVDRNGEPLAVSGNVERVDAYLKDIRKAIDKNKTSKEKISSELAPILGLTQEEILKKLNKTLPNGLPMSSVTISRRIEKDQGDKIRELKLPGIVVTEDTKRYYPGGNSLSQVLGNTNIDGDGRAGIEKQYNQELKGIPGRFMGEADKFHRELPYNMSTYIKPTNGNDVVLTIDQSIQYFTEKALEEAVSKFRAKKANAVIMDPKTGEILAMASKPDYDPNKPVEGSASESMAKWKMPIVNENFEPGSIFKLFTSAAALEENLVTMNDKFVCNGSKRVGDGVRKCWKSSGHGVQTFPEILNNSCNVGYMELGEKLGKDKLYKYIDAFGLGKKTGIDFLGEEKGIIMPLSRVGVVETATIAFGQGVSITPIQFITAIGAFGNNGDVMKPHLVKKITHTDENGNTSVVKDFAPEISKKAISPETSKTIREMMEQVVIDGGSKKAGVEGYRIGGKTGTAQKVENGKYAPGKYVSSFAGIAPIDNPKFVLLLSIDEPDPAVAYYGGQTAAPTAHQLLQDILRYMGVAQDESILPENKQKVMIPDVRGIALEEAQKKLRDLKLEVEVVGTGKTVYDISPKPGMSVNQGTKVSLYLGVEENLKGKVAVPNFERMSKAEIEGVCKSLGLSVTFDGEGVAISQDVEPTTEVNKGSTIKITLQNTQDLNE; from the coding sequence TTGAAGTTTAAGCTAAAAACTTCTGTTACTAACAGAAAGAGAATTATAATTCTACTTTTAATTATATTTACCGTTCAGCTAGTTATTATTGGAAGGTATGCATGGGTTCAAATTATGTGGTCACCACAGCTGCAAAAGTGGGCAAAGGAACAGTGGACCTATGACACTAAAATCGATGCTAAAAGAGGAGATATAGTAGATAGAAATGGAGAACCTCTTGCTGTAAGTGGAAATGTTGAGAGAGTTGATGCATATCTAAAGGACATTAGAAAAGCAATTGATAAGAATAAAACTTCTAAGGAAAAGATATCATCTGAGCTTGCACCTATTTTAGGACTTACTCAGGAAGAAATTCTAAAAAAGCTTAACAAAACACTTCCTAATGGTCTACCTATGTCTAGTGTAACTATCTCTAGAAGAATAGAAAAAGATCAAGGAGATAAAATTAGAGAACTTAAATTACCAGGTATAGTTGTAACAGAGGACACAAAGAGATATTATCCAGGCGGAAACTCACTGTCACAGGTTCTTGGTAATACAAATATTGATGGTGACGGTAGAGCCGGAATTGAGAAGCAATACAATCAAGAACTTAAAGGTATACCTGGAAGATTTATGGGGGAAGCAGATAAGTTTCATAGGGAACTTCCATACAATATGTCAACATACATAAAGCCTACAAATGGAAATGATGTTGTATTAACAATTGATCAATCTATTCAGTATTTTACTGAAAAAGCACTGGAAGAGGCAGTGTCTAAGTTCAGGGCTAAGAAGGCTAATGCAGTTATAATGGATCCTAAAACAGGTGAAATACTTGCGATGGCTAGTAAACCGGATTATGATCCTAATAAACCAGTTGAAGGTAGTGCTAGCGAATCTATGGCAAAGTGGAAAATGCCAATTGTTAATGAAAACTTTGAGCCAGGTTCTATTTTCAAACTTTTTACTTCAGCAGCAGCACTTGAAGAAAATCTTGTAACAATGAACGATAAGTTTGTATGTAATGGATCTAAAAGAGTTGGTGATGGTGTAAGAAAGTGCTGGAAATCAAGTGGTCATGGTGTACAAACATTCCCAGAGATATTAAATAATTCTTGTAATGTTGGTTACATGGAGCTTGGCGAAAAACTTGGGAAAGACAAGCTTTATAAGTACATAGATGCATTTGGACTAGGAAAGAAAACAGGAATTGACTTTTTAGGAGAAGAAAAGGGTATTATAATGCCACTTAGTCGAGTTGGTGTTGTTGAAACTGCAACTATAGCATTTGGTCAAGGGGTATCAATAACTCCTATACAATTTATAACGGCTATTGGGGCATTTGGAAATAATGGGGACGTTATGAAGCCTCACCTTGTTAAGAAAATAACCCATACAGATGAAAATGGGAATACTTCTGTAGTTAAAGATTTTGCACCAGAGATAAGTAAAAAGGCTATATCACCTGAAACTTCTAAAACCATTAGAGAGATGATGGAACAAGTTGTTATTGATGGTGGATCAAAAAAAGCAGGAGTAGAAGGGTATAGAATTGGTGGTAAAACAGGTACTGCTCAAAAGGTTGAAAATGGGAAATATGCGCCAGGAAAGTATGTATCATCCTTTGCAGGGATTGCTCCTATTGATAATCCAAAGTTTGTACTTTTACTATCAATTGATGAGCCAGATCCAGCTGTAGCTTACTACGGTGGTCAAACAGCAGCGCCTACAGCACATCAGCTACTCCAAGATATTTTAAGATATATGGGAGTTGCTCAAGATGAATCAATTTTACCTGAAAATAAACAAAAGGTAATGATACCTGATGTCAGAGGAATTGCCTTAGAAGAGGCTCAAAAGAAACTTCGCGATTTAAAACTTGAGGTTGAGGTTGTTGGTACTGGTAAAACTGTATATGATATAAGTCCAAAACCAGGAATGAGTGTTAATCAAGGAACAAAGGTTTCCTTATACCTAGGTGTAGAAGAAAATCTTAAAGGTAAGGTAGCTGTTCCAAACTTTGAAAGAATGAGCAAAGCTGAGATTGAAGGGGTTTGTAAATCTTTAGGCTTAAGTGTAACTTTTGATGGTGAAGGAGTAGCTATAAGCCAAGATGTGGAGCCTACAACTGAGGTTAATAAAGGAAGTACTATAAAAATAACTTTACAGAATACACAGGATTTGAATGAATAG